TCCATTGTTTTAAGCAGTGCTTCCCCTGCAACGTACCAGGAACTTGCCGCATTTGCATTCGGGTAGCTCTCATGAATGCGTCGCACATCCTTATAAAGCTGTTCTTTCTTTTGGTCAAAAACATCAAATAGAATGGCATACCGGTCCAGAATGGCATCCGAGCGGCTAAGCTGGTCCTGTACATATTGTTTTTCTGTAGTGTAGGCAACCAATTCGGCGCTCAATCCGTCCATTTCCTTCAATACATTCAGCAGCACTTCCGCCTGGGTATTGATACCAGCCCGGTAAGGCTGCGGAACTGATGTGCTGGCGCTTAACAAAAGCTGATATACTGCAACCGGGACTTTGAAATCGTCATAGGCATAAGTGAGGTTTGCCCGTTTCTGGGCACGGGCCGGATCACGATAGTACTCGGCAGAAGACTGGTAATTACGGATCAGTACCTGCATCAAATGCATTTGCCGGAGTGATTCATTGATGTATTCGACGTAGTCGTTCAGTACCCGCACCGTGGCCGCGGAAGGTGGGGACGATGCCTTTTTTACATTGAATGTTGCGAGCGGCTTATCCTGAAAAGGAGGAGTTTTGGTGATCTTTTGTGAAGCTGCCGAGCTTGGTTCCGGGGCGAATATCGGGCTGAATGCAGGATAGTCAAGCATTCTCCTGGCGGAATTGCTATAATTGATAAAGGCTTTGTGGTTAACCAGCAAATCCTGGTTGTACCGGTTCATTAATGATATATAAACCTCATTGCCATGCCGTGCCGACTGTTTTGCCGCAAAATTATGATCGTCGATTGCATGACTTTTAATGCTCTGCATCTCAGACAAAGCCGATTTGAACGAACCGACCATATCAGAAGCTGGGTATGCCAGTTTGGACTGTAACTTTCCGAAATCAGCCAGCACTTTTTCATCACGCAGCATACTTTGCTGCACCTTCGCGACCGGCCATTCAAATCGGCTTTCTTCATTGAGATAAAAAGGTAACGAATCCAGCAATTGCTGCTGACTCCGCAACACTTCTTCCATTTCCCTCTCGGTGGCGAGGTACGGGTCTGCGGCTGAATAGGGCTGGTAGCGATGATAAATAGATTGAATTTGCTGGTAACAAGCAGCTTTATCCTTACTGAATTTTCCAAAAAGCGATTGCATTTGCGACACGAGCGCATCAGATTTTTTCAAATTATCGTCTTTGTATGCATTCAACCGGACGTGGGTTTCCAGTGCTTTACCTGTCTCATCCAGTTTGTTCAGCACATCCCAAACTGACTTGGCAGCGGCATTGAGCTGTTGCCTTTCGCCGGTTGTTACCGCTTTCGCCTCCAATGCTTTGTTATAATAAAACTCTTCCAAAGGGCCGGAAGATGGTAACCTGAGCGACAAGTCCGGTTTTTTGCGGTACCGGTTCGCATCTTCCTGATAATCCCGCAGCATTTTGAACCGGTCCGTCACTTCATCAGCCGACTTGCTCAGAAACTCTACATAATGGTTCAGCGACTGCTGCGACGCTTCCTGCTGCGCCCACACATCATTATATATGCAGGTGAAAATAAATAAGAGGAGTAAACGTGGTCTCATATAGGTATCGTAGGATGAATGTGGTGTATAGCATTTGCAGCCAGACGAATGTCGGGATTTTGAAGCAAAAATGACAACTCTCCGTCGCATCACTTATTCATCGTATGAAACCAGGGATTTTCGGCCGGGCTTGTTCACCGGAGGTTAAAATGTATCACCTTTTCAGACTTTTGTATAACACCCACGGAGCGGCGTGGATATAGCTTTGCATTATCAATTTTTAACAAAAACAGTAATGACAAAGACCATATTTATTACAGGAGCTTCCCGGGGATTTGGGAAAATCTGGGCAGAAGCTTTTCTTAAAAGAGGTGACAAAGTAGCAGCCACCGCAAGGAATCTGGAAACATTGAATGACCTGAAACAGCAGTACGGCGATGCCCTCCTGCCTATCAAACTGGATGTTACCGACAGGGCCGCGAGCTTCGCAGCCATTCAACAAGCCAAAGACTACTTCGGACAAATCGACGTCGTGATCAATAATGCAGGATATGGGCTTTTCGGTGCCATCGAAGAAGCTACCGAACAGGAAGCACGTGATCAGATCGAGGCTAATGTGTTCGGCTTGTTATGGGTAACGCAAGCTGCGCTACCGATCATGCGGGCCCAAAAACATGGACATATCATTCAGGTATCCAGTGTATTAGGCGTGGCCACATTACCTGTACTAGGACTTTACAATGCCTCCAAATGGGCAGTAGAAGGCCTGAGCGAAAGCTTGGCCAGCGAGGTAAAAGACTTTGGATTGAATGTAACCCTGGTAGAGCCAAACGGATTTTCGACCGACTGGGGTGGCGCATCTGCAACCCATTCTCAGCCGATAGAAGCTTACGACCAGGTAAAAGCCAATTTCCAGGCCGGCGCAACCCCCGAAAGCTTTGGTGACCCCGAAGCAACCACTGACGCAATTCTCAAACTGATAGACGCTACCAATCCTCCGCTACGCCTCTTCCTTGG
The genomic region above belongs to Dyadobacter pollutisoli and contains:
- a CDS encoding vWA domain-containing protein is translated as MRPRLLLLFIFTCIYNDVWAQQEASQQSLNHYVEFLSKSADEVTDRFKMLRDYQEDANRYRKKPDLSLRLPSSGPLEEFYYNKALEAKAVTTGERQQLNAAAKSVWDVLNKLDETGKALETHVRLNAYKDDNLKKSDALVSQMQSLFGKFSKDKAACYQQIQSIYHRYQPYSAADPYLATEREMEEVLRSQQQLLDSLPFYLNEESRFEWPVAKVQQSMLRDEKVLADFGKLQSKLAYPASDMVGSFKSALSEMQSIKSHAIDDHNFAAKQSARHGNEVYISLMNRYNQDLLVNHKAFINYSNSARRMLDYPAFSPIFAPEPSSAASQKITKTPPFQDKPLATFNVKKASSPPSAATVRVLNDYVEYINESLRQMHLMQVLIRNYQSSAEYYRDPARAQKRANLTYAYDDFKVPVAVYQLLLSASTSVPQPYRAGINTQAEVLLNVLKEMDGLSAELVAYTTEKQYVQDQLSRSDAILDRYAILFDVFDQKKEQLYKDVRRIHESYPNANAASSWYVAGEALLKTMDNGREGFFGVKDFLKSEKSQLPETDELEKDAKQLIADEYQNMKGLKRYGRSNGLCPYSPYEDLAANSLRFAETVPKVKMPSAGTTRHPFESFYYFYNNELVYQYNKFIELANAGLLKMINQPDIFTFRRLTPQKPDNNPPKKIEVPLEKPAAISERTSSEPVKQEVPVSRAEKPVVNEAAPVTVIEKDTVYVERVRVDTVYVDRAVSQEHVTRSLEGFAPNNMVLLLDVSSSMNSPFKMPLLKRSIKSLLTLLRAEDQISIVLYSGKARVVLKPTSGSKAAEIARQIDLLQSDGDTDGNEGIRLAYKVANKEYIRGGNNRIVLATDGEFPVSDEVMQMIGENARQDVYLTIFTFGRNAQTGQRLKKLSQLGQGTYAHVTAESADLQLILEAQAKKQVAK
- a CDS encoding SDR family oxidoreductase, whose protein sequence is MTKTIFITGASRGFGKIWAEAFLKRGDKVAATARNLETLNDLKQQYGDALLPIKLDVTDRAASFAAIQQAKDYFGQIDVVINNAGYGLFGAIEEATEQEARDQIEANVFGLLWVTQAALPIMRAQKHGHIIQVSSVLGVATLPVLGLYNASKWAVEGLSESLASEVKDFGLNVTLVEPNGFSTDWGGASATHSQPIEAYDQVKANFQAGATPESFGDPEATTDAILKLIDATNPPLRLFLGKVAFPWVKQVYSDRLATWEEWSEVSAQAHGI